The following proteins come from a genomic window of Lolium rigidum isolate FL_2022 chromosome 5, APGP_CSIRO_Lrig_0.1, whole genome shotgun sequence:
- the LOC124652605 gene encoding uncharacterized protein LOC124652605 isoform X2: MLHQENSEVFVRHHSEQLACGNLRGTDDGRSNFLPEKYHIATAYLVNTASTGKEVPVDHNKRPASNDFPDVVDCKRTKQEYQTISEKDSVADVDINVPEYKSHRTCQRIFDAPGYGSEESEDEGVDSPVHFSLAHTYVEDYIRSASYYQREDIYSSVGLCTTRKTVPIGPNYQAELPECASGKNSTVDDYADVSSSHLCDGSEVESDDKWIRNCVVPMPGPVELSSVLNPVCCKEDCSCVDIGSIECVRKHVKEGRGRLMSVLGPNTFKELGFFDIGEEVALRWTEEEEHLFQDVVSLNPASLGRNFWDELLLAFPFKTSKELVSYYFNVFMLRKRAEQNRFDPMNVDSDNDEWEGSDDDEFVATEKGDDDLLLESLTDQDDGACNQVPLEGNLHEESSEEDEFDRSSVERQENYCKEGDAMVSRLPVLSFMDHNQETTMFDADAQDDSCTSFEAHHVGVADGTHTDIAGDHYGDDGFGGVEDHGYFGSHCDPKAWDIGFTSVWEKDEFLSTNNVIEEVFGKGSCENGKNSSTDQGIM, translated from the exons ATGTTGCATCAAGAAAACAGTGAAGTCTTTGTGAGGCACCACTCTGAGCAGCTTGCGTGTGGCAATCTGAGGGGAACTGATGATGGCCGCTCAAACTTTCTTCCTGAGAAATACCATATTGCAACAG CTTATCTAGTTAATACTGCCAGTACCGGTAAAGAAGTGCCAGTTGATCATAACAAGAGACCCGCATCCAATGATTTCCCAGACGTGGTGGACTGCAAGCGTACCAAGCAGGAATACCAAA CTATATCTGAGAAAGATTCCGTGGCAGATGTTGATATAAACGTTCCAGAGTATAAATCACACAGGACATGCCAGAGAATCTTTGATGCCCCAGGATACGGTAGTGAGGAAAGTGAAGATGAAGGTGTAGATTCACCTGTTCATTTTTCACTAGCCCACACTTATGTTGAAGATTACATACGATCTGCCAGTTATTACCAGAGGGAAGACATTTACTCGTCTGTTGGCCTTTGCACCACAAGGAAAACTGTTCCCATTGGGCCAAACTATCAGGCTGAGTTGCCAGAGTGTGCATCTGGTAAAAATAGCACGGTTGATGATTATGCTGATGTGTCATCTTCTCACTTATGTGATGGAAGCGAAGTTGAGAGTGACGACAAGTGGATTAGAAACTGTGTAGTTCCAATGCCTGGTCCTGTTGAGTTATCTTCAGTGCTGAATCCTGTTTGCTGTAAGGAAGATTGCAGTTGTGTTGATATAGGTTCGATCGAGTGTGTGAGGAAGCATGTGAAGGAAGGAAGAGGACGACTAATGAGTGTCCTTGGTCCAAACACTTTCAAAGAGTTGGGCTTCTTTGATATTGGAGAGGAGGTAGCCCTGAGATGGACGGAAGAGGAAGAGCATTTGTTCCAAGATGTGGTATCATTAAACCCTGCCTCTCTTGGAAGGAACTTTTGGGATGAACTTTTGCTTGCCTTCCCATTCAAGACTAGCAAAGAGTTGGTGAGCTACTATTTCAATGTCTTCATGTTGAGGAAGAGGGCTGAGCAAAACAGGTTTGATCCAATGAATGTTGACAGTGATAATGATGAATGGGAAGGAAGTGATGATGATGAATTTGTGGCCACAGAAAAGGGTGATGATGATTTGCTGCTTGAGTCTCTTACTGATCAAGATGATGGTGCATGCAACCAGGTTCCCCTTGAGGGAAACTTACATGAAGAGTCTAGTGAAGAAGATGAGTTTGACCGCTCTAGTGTGGAGAGGCAAGAAAACTACTGTAAGGAGGGGGATGCCATGGTGTCTCGTCTTCCGGTGCTGTCCTTTATGGACCATAACCAGGAGACAACCATGTTTGACGCAGACGCTCAAGATGACTCTTGCACATCCTTTGAGGCTCATCATGTTGGTGTTGCAGATGGGACACACACTGATATTGCAGGAGATCACTATGGGGATGATGGCTTTGGAGGTGTTGAAGATCATGGATACTTCGGTAGCCATTGCGACCCGAAAGCCTGGGATATTGGTTTCACTAGCGTGTGGGAGAAGGATGAATTTCTTTCGACGAACAATGTCATAGAAGAGGTATTTGGAAAGGGGTCTTGTGAAAATGGAAAGAACTCTTCTACTGACCAGGGCATCATGTAA
- the LOC124652605 gene encoding uncharacterized protein LOC124652605 isoform X1 → MLHQENSEVFVRHHSEQLACGNLRGTDDGRSNFLPEKYHIATEWNATAYLVNTASTGKEVPVDHNKRPASNDFPDVVDCKRTKQEYQTISEKDSVADVDINVPEYKSHRTCQRIFDAPGYGSEESEDEGVDSPVHFSLAHTYVEDYIRSASYYQREDIYSSVGLCTTRKTVPIGPNYQAELPECASGKNSTVDDYADVSSSHLCDGSEVESDDKWIRNCVVPMPGPVELSSVLNPVCCKEDCSCVDIGSIECVRKHVKEGRGRLMSVLGPNTFKELGFFDIGEEVALRWTEEEEHLFQDVVSLNPASLGRNFWDELLLAFPFKTSKELVSYYFNVFMLRKRAEQNRFDPMNVDSDNDEWEGSDDDEFVATEKGDDDLLLESLTDQDDGACNQVPLEGNLHEESSEEDEFDRSSVERQENYCKEGDAMVSRLPVLSFMDHNQETTMFDADAQDDSCTSFEAHHVGVADGTHTDIAGDHYGDDGFGGVEDHGYFGSHCDPKAWDIGFTSVWEKDEFLSTNNVIEEVFGKGSCENGKNSSTDQGIM, encoded by the exons ATGTTGCATCAAGAAAACAGTGAAGTCTTTGTGAGGCACCACTCTGAGCAGCTTGCGTGTGGCAATCTGAGGGGAACTGATGATGGCCGCTCAAACTTTCTTCCTGAGAAATACCATATTGCAACAG AATGGAATGCCACAGCTTATCTAGTTAATACTGCCAGTACCGGTAAAGAAGTGCCAGTTGATCATAACAAGAGACCCGCATCCAATGATTTCCCAGACGTGGTGGACTGCAAGCGTACCAAGCAGGAATACCAAA CTATATCTGAGAAAGATTCCGTGGCAGATGTTGATATAAACGTTCCAGAGTATAAATCACACAGGACATGCCAGAGAATCTTTGATGCCCCAGGATACGGTAGTGAGGAAAGTGAAGATGAAGGTGTAGATTCACCTGTTCATTTTTCACTAGCCCACACTTATGTTGAAGATTACATACGATCTGCCAGTTATTACCAGAGGGAAGACATTTACTCGTCTGTTGGCCTTTGCACCACAAGGAAAACTGTTCCCATTGGGCCAAACTATCAGGCTGAGTTGCCAGAGTGTGCATCTGGTAAAAATAGCACGGTTGATGATTATGCTGATGTGTCATCTTCTCACTTATGTGATGGAAGCGAAGTTGAGAGTGACGACAAGTGGATTAGAAACTGTGTAGTTCCAATGCCTGGTCCTGTTGAGTTATCTTCAGTGCTGAATCCTGTTTGCTGTAAGGAAGATTGCAGTTGTGTTGATATAGGTTCGATCGAGTGTGTGAGGAAGCATGTGAAGGAAGGAAGAGGACGACTAATGAGTGTCCTTGGTCCAAACACTTTCAAAGAGTTGGGCTTCTTTGATATTGGAGAGGAGGTAGCCCTGAGATGGACGGAAGAGGAAGAGCATTTGTTCCAAGATGTGGTATCATTAAACCCTGCCTCTCTTGGAAGGAACTTTTGGGATGAACTTTTGCTTGCCTTCCCATTCAAGACTAGCAAAGAGTTGGTGAGCTACTATTTCAATGTCTTCATGTTGAGGAAGAGGGCTGAGCAAAACAGGTTTGATCCAATGAATGTTGACAGTGATAATGATGAATGGGAAGGAAGTGATGATGATGAATTTGTGGCCACAGAAAAGGGTGATGATGATTTGCTGCTTGAGTCTCTTACTGATCAAGATGATGGTGCATGCAACCAGGTTCCCCTTGAGGGAAACTTACATGAAGAGTCTAGTGAAGAAGATGAGTTTGACCGCTCTAGTGTGGAGAGGCAAGAAAACTACTGTAAGGAGGGGGATGCCATGGTGTCTCGTCTTCCGGTGCTGTCCTTTATGGACCATAACCAGGAGACAACCATGTTTGACGCAGACGCTCAAGATGACTCTTGCACATCCTTTGAGGCTCATCATGTTGGTGTTGCAGATGGGACACACACTGATATTGCAGGAGATCACTATGGGGATGATGGCTTTGGAGGTGTTGAAGATCATGGATACTTCGGTAGCCATTGCGACCCGAAAGCCTGGGATATTGGTTTCACTAGCGTGTGGGAGAAGGATGAATTTCTTTCGACGAACAATGTCATAGAAGAGGTATTTGGAAAGGGGTCTTGTGAAAATGGAAAGAACTCTTCTACTGACCAGGGCATCATGTAA